The genomic segment TTGAGTGGGTTCTCCCGTAATCCGTCGGAGGAACGACTTGGGCAAGGCGGATACTCGACCTCAATGAACCCGTCTGGGCACAGTGCGCATCAGCGTGCGGAATTGACACAAGAAGAAAAGGCTGCCGTGGAGGCAGGGTTGCAGGATGTATTCTTTGGGTATGATCAGTGGACCTTGTCGGAGTCCGGTATGGAAGCGCTCAATCACGACGCGGCGTATCTTAAGGACCATCCAAGCACCACGCTGAAGATTGAGGGGCACTGTGACGAGCGAGGCACGACCGATTACAACATGGTGTTGGGCGACAAACGCGCCAAGGCAGCTAGGAGCTATTTGGCGGAAATTGGGGCGAATTCCAAGCAGGTAGCGATTGTCTCGTATGGAAAGGAGCGTCCCTTCTGCTTTGATCGGGATGAGCCCTGCTATCAACAGAACCGCCGCGGCCACATGCTTCTTTCCACCAAGAAATAGGATGTTTCACAAGGAGGTCGATCTGCATAGCGGATCAGTTCTTCCCTGGGGTTCGAAAAGGTCGATTGGAGTGCTCTCAGATGATGAGATTTGCTGAAGGAATTCATCTTTGAAGAAACTCAGTTCTCTCTTCAAGTCAAAACCCTCTGATCAGACTCCGGCCAAACCTCTGCCAGAGGATCGGCGGGTCCAGCCACGGTTCACCACCCAATTCCGCAGCACCTTCTCGGGGCAAAAGCAGGAGGGGCAGGGACGAACTCTGGATATTTCTACCGGCGGGTGTAAGATCGAAAGCGATACTAAAGTGATGCAAGGGGCCACGCTCGAATGCCGACTCCACATTCCAGGTCTGGATTGGCCATTGAGAATCGAGGAAGCCACGGTGCGTTGGGTCGATGGCAATACTTTTGGGATTGCCTTTTCGCGTATCACTCCAGAAGAGCTGGCGAAGCTCAAGTCGATACTCACCGAACTCGAACAAGACGAGTAACTTCTTTTCAAGTCGCTCCAGCCTGTACAGGTCCTCTCTCGTAAGGATTTCCTGAAATTTATTCGATGCAATCTCGTCGTTCTCCCACACTACAGTGTAGTCGTATGCGTTGTACAGGCGCTATCCTGACCTTGACCACGGTTGACATGGCTACCGTAACTGTCGGAAAGTACAGTGCGACTGAAGTCCTAATACAAAAATCATGGTATGAGGATAGAGAAAGGAGTTGGGGGTGGAACAGAGGTATGCAATCACGGTGAAGTTCTTGGTGGATGCCGATTCGGCGGAAGATGCGGAAGAGATGATTGAAACCGCCTGTGAAAAGGCGTCGGCGGCTTTCCCTGAAATGAGTTATGAAGGGATTGAGGATATTGAGGAAGATGAGGAGTAGTCGGTCTTCGCTTGCGACAAGAATCTTGTCATTCACTCGACCGATCACACCATGGGCATTGAATCGCAATCGATCTTACCTCAGAAGGAAGTCGCTATCCTTGCAGGCGGCTGTTTTTGGTGTCTTGAAGCCGTTTTTGACCAGGTCAGGGGGGTGGAATCGGTCGAGTCTGGGTATATCGGAGGTAGCCTAGACCATCCCAGTTATGAAGCGGTGTGTGGGGGGCAGACCGGCCATGCCGAGGCCGTGCGTATTACATTTGATCCCAGCGTGATCACCTATAAAGGACTGCTCGAAATATTTTTCGTCATTCACGACCCCACGACCCTCAATCGGCAAGGAAACGACGCAGGTACTCAGTATCGGTCAGCGATTTTTTATACCTCCCCGGAACAGCAGCAAACCGCCGAGGACCTCATTAAATCTCTTATAACTGAAAGACTGTATACCGCTCCCATCGTCACGCAGGTCGTATCAGTTAGTCCGTGGTATGAGGCGGAGTCTTATCACCAGGAATACTTTGCTCAAAATCCCCTTCAGGGTTACTGCCAGTTTGTGGTCGGTCCAAAAGTTGCGAAGTTTCGAAAGCAATTTGCTCAGCGCCTAAAAGGATAACGGCACCTCGCTCATCGACCGAACCATCCAACCAAGACCTCTCGTACCGTCCCAAAGACCGCAGGCTTCTGGAATATTTGATGGGTTTTCAATATCACCTCGGCATGTACGGGGCAAAAAGGCCATTCGTCGGCAGGATTGCCTTGAACATGGGCAATGATCGATCCATCTCCCTGGTCGGTTGAAGCGTGAAGGACGATCAACGGACTGTTCGGATCAAGTAAACAGGTGTTGTCCTTCTTATTCGATTGATCTGTCGCTGCCTGACGAATCTGCACCTGCTGTTCACCCTCTGAGAAGACGGTGTCCCCTTCTCGAACAGGGCTAGTTGGAGCGAAAGAGTAGAGAACCAGCGGGGCGCCGAGAATAACGAGCACTGCCGCAGCCATTGACCAAAGAGGTGGTTCAGTATGGTGCTGGTCGCGTGTTTTCAATGATTCGTTCATCCGTAGCAGACTACCTTTTGGATTGACTGCAGCTGCCCACTCTTTGCGTGAGTCGTTGCCATTCACCAGGCCATCGTCGATTTAACAAATCGGTAACAACCCCGTAGCACTATCTTAACGCTGCTCAACTATACCTCGCCACGTATTCGAAACATGACCAACTAGAGGGAGGTAGCGGAATGAAGAAATGGTGGTTTGCGGTCGCCGTGTGTGTCTTCGGTCTCGGGTTGATCTTTCAGGCCAATCAGGCTCATGCCAATGTTGAGGATCTCCTGTACGAGAAGGGACAGATTACGAAGGAAGAATGGCTCAAGCTCAAGGCTGAGCATGAACGAGATGATGCGATCGTTGCCGATAGGGCATCAATCAAGAAATGGTTCGATAAGATCAGTATTCGGGGGTATGTCCAAGCCCGGTATACCTACCTGCCCGGAGATAAATCCATCCGGAGCGAGTACGATAACACTATTCGGGACAATACCGGATTTGCCTTCCGCCGCGTCCGCCTCGTCTTTTCGGGCGACGTGACTGATTGGCTGTCCTTTTATATTCAGCCGGAATTTTCCGGCACTGTACCCGGCACGACAGGGGATCAGAGCAATCACTTTGTCCAACTTCGCGATGCCTATGCCGATATTTTCATGCCTGTGCCTTTCCTATTCTTTGAGGAAAAGGAATTGCGGGTTCGTGTCGGGCAGTCGAAGGTCCCGTTTGGGTTTGCAAATCTGCAGTCCAGTCAAAATCGACTTGCGTTCGACCGGGACGACGGCCTCAATAGCGCGGTGAACGGCGAACGGGATCTTGGATTTTTCCTCTACTACACGCCGAAGGAGACCAGAAAACTGTTCAAAAAGCTCGTCGAGTCGGGCCTCAAGGGATCCGGGGACTATGGCATGTTAGGCGTCGGAGTTTATAATGGCCAAACTCTCAATGTCTCGGAGCGGAATGATAATAAACATGTCGTCCTGCATGCCACCTATCCAATGGAATTGCCCTACGGACAGATCATTCAGTTCGGTGTCGATGCGTACCGTGGGACGTTCAACGTCGGGACTCCCTCAGGCACCGGCCTCGCAGCAACTCCGACAGTCGAAAATAACGGGAACATTCTTGACGAGCGGGTTGGCGTGCACTTTGTACTGTATCCGCAGCCGATCGGGTTCCAGGCGGAGTGGAACTGGGGCAATGGTCCTCAGTTGAACGCGACCCGAACTCGCATTGAAGAAGGGGACGTCCAGGGCGGCTACGTCCAGGGGATGTATAAGTGGGACGTGAACAAGCCCTGGTTGACCAGCCTTATCCCCTATGTGCGGTACCAAGAATACAGCGGTGGAAAGAAGCATCGGACGAATTCTCCATTCAATGTGGTTCGGGAATGGGAAGTCGGGATGGAGTGGCAAATCGCGAAGGCCTTAGAGTTCACGATCGCCTATGCGCGGAGCAGACGTACCGACACGCAGACCGCTCCCTATAACATCCGTGAAGGGGATATTGTCCGGACTCAGTTGCAGTATAACTTCTGATGATGATTAGGGGCAGGCGACAGCCTGCCCCTTTAATCAAGGCCGTTCGAGATAGCGTGCGCATTATGTAACACGCCTGTAACATTCGCGTAATGTATTGGCAATGCAACAGGGTTATTGTGCCAATGGAATAAGTCAGTGATGACGAAAGGACTATTTATGAACATATCGGCTGCTAAGTCTGGTCTAACTTGCATCGCCCTCATTGGAGCTCTTGTTTCGGGCCTCCCATCTGTCTATGCCGATGACCATATCGTGCTGGATCCGGCTTTGAAGGGGTACCTCAAAGTCAGCGGGGTATCAGGGAATGTCAACAGCATCGGTTCGGACACGCTCAACAACCTCATGACGCTGTGGGCCGAAGGATTTCGCAAGCAATATCCAAGCGTCAAAATTCAGATCGAAGGCAAGGGCTCAAGCACCGCACCTCCGGCCTTGATTGAAGGGACCGCACAGCTGGGCCCAATGTCCCGCGCGATGAAAAATACTGAGATCGATTCCTTTGAAAGAAAATTCCGCTATAAACCAACCGCATTTCCGGTCGCCATTGATGCGCTGGCCGTGTATGTCAACAAGGACAACTCTGTCCAAGGACTCACGATGGCGCAAGTCGATGCGATCTTCTCGAAGACCCGCCGATTTGGGGCGTCGCAAACCCTTGATCAGTGGGGCCAGCTGGGAGTGACAGGTGAAGTGGCCACCACGCCAATCAGCATTTATGGCCGTAACTCAGCCTCCGGCACCTATGGGTTTTTCAAGGAGTTTGCGCTCAAGAACGGCGATTATAAAGATGAAGTCAAAGAGCAGCCAGGCTCTGCTTCCGTGGTGCAGGGCATCACGGAAGATCAGGCTGGGATTGGGTACAGTGGGATCGGCTATTTAACCTCCGGTGTGCGCGTCCTTCCATTGGCTGAAAAAGAGGGAGCACCCTTCGTGGCCCCTACGCAGACCAATGCGTTGAACGGCTCTTATCCCCTTTGGCGGCATCTATTGGTGTACGTCAATAAAGCGCCGAACAAGCCGCTGGATCCACTCGTCAAAGAGTTCATCAAGTTCATCTATAGCAAGGAAGGGCAAGCCATCGTCATCAAGGATGGTTTCTTTCCACTCCCGCAGTCTGTGATTGAAAAGGAATCGGCAAAAATCGAATAAGTCTAAGGCCGGCTGTCGGAGTGGTAGACGGTAACAGGCATACGCCGACTCACGATCTTGTGAGAAGTGTAAAGCTGAAACATTGGAACGGACATCGAAAGTCAAAGCATGAACGTGCCGCCACTTACTCCAATACCGGTTCTTCAAGGAGAACCCTCCCCAGGACGGGGTTCCATTCCGACCCCGACCCCGGCCCTGGTGAGTGGACTGTTCACTCGACGCCAAATCAGGTCCATCACGGATCGGCTGACCAACATCATCATCAAGACCGGTGGGATCAGCATTATCCTCTGCATTCTCGGGATGTGCATCTTTCTGGTGAAAGAAGTCATCCCACTTTTTCAACCGCCCCACGCCACCCTGACCGAGCCGATTGCACTCTCCCCGCTTGAGCGTCCCTCGACGTCAGCGCTCATCGGCATCGACGAGCATCAAGAGCTTGCCTATGTGCTACGAGGTGACTCATTAGAGTTTGTCTTCTTAGAAGAAGGGAAGTCCGCCGTATCAAAGGTTCCTTCGCGAGGCTTGTTGTCTGATGGTTCGGTCACAGCGCTCGCGCGAGCATTGGGGAAGGGGCACCAGCTCGCCATGGGCACGGAAGACGGCCGCGTTATCCCTGTGGCAATTGAATTCACGCAGGACTTCCAAGGGAACGAACGTTCGATCGCCTCGTCCGTCACGGTTGGGACTCCGATGGTTGCGGCACCAACTCCGCAACCAATCACCAAGATGGCATACCAGAGCACGGACTCCGATGTTCGAGTTGCCGCGCTGCTTCAAGATCAGCATCTCTGGCTCACCACGAGCCGAAGCGTATCCCGTCCCGATGGAACCGCTGAGGCTTCGATCACACAGGTCGATCTCACCTCCAACATCCCTGGTCGGGTGACGGCGATCACACTCGCGAGTCGTGCCGACCTTCTCGCTGTCGGTACGGAAGAGGGCAAGATCTACCATTTCGATCTCCGGGAACCGGCGAAGCCCGGTCTTGTTGAGATCAGTCAGGATTCTGAAGGAACCGAGGCGATTACCGCACTGGCCTATTTGATGAGTGACCGGAGTCTTGTGGTCGGCGATGCGTCCGGGCAGATTGCCGTGTGGATGCCCGTGCGGGAACATGCCGCGACGAATACGACCCATATGACGCGTGTCCATCGGTTTGTCCCTCATCAGAGTGCGGTCACCGACATCACGATTTCCCAGCGCGATAAGGGATTCATCACGACCGATGCCGGGGGAGAAATCCGTCTGCACCATTCGACGTCCGAACAAACGTTGCTGATACTTGCTCCACAACAGGGGGCACTCCGCAGTACCTATTTTTCTCCCAAGGCGGATGGCCTGGTCGGTCTCGCCGAAAATGATCAGCTAGTGCATTACGACATTTCGAATCCCTACCCAGAAATCACCTTGGCCACCTTGTTCTCTCCTGTGATGTACGAGGGCTATGATCGGCCGGAACTGGTTTGGCAATCATCGAGTGGGTCGGACGACTTTGAAGCCAAGTTCAGCTTGACCCCGTTGATCTTTGGAACCATTAAGGGCACCATCTATGCTGTACTCCTGGCGGTCCCGTTGGCGGTATTGGCCGCCATCTATACCGCGATGTTCATGCATCCGGATCTCCGAGCGAAGATCAAGCCCACCATTGAAATCATGGCCGCGCTGCCCACTGTAGTGCTTGGATTTCTGGCCGGCCTTTGGTTTGCCCCGGTCCTGGAGCGAAACTTTCCCGCCATGACGGGGATGGTCCTGGTGATGCCCTTGGTCATTGCCCTTTCCAGCGGACTCTTTCTCCTGCTTCCTGCCTCGCTTAAGCATCGTGTGCGGCCTGGTGCAGAGGCGCTGCTCATGATGCCGATCATCGTCGCTGTGGTCTGGGGGTGCCTTGAGACCAACGCGTGGTGGGAGGCCTTCTTGTTTGATGGTCATTTTAAGCCATGGCTCCAGACGCATCTCGGTTTGAATTATGATCAGCGCAACGCCATCGTGGTCGGGGTAGCCATGGGATTCGCCATCATTCCTATCATCTACAGCATTTCTGAAGAAGCGCTTTCCAATGTTCCAAAGAACCTGATCGCCGGGTCCTTGGCCCTCGGCGCCACGCGATGGCAAACGCTCACCCATCTCGTTCTGATCTCGGCCAGCCCAGGCATCTTCTCGGCATTGATGATCGGGTTCGGTCGGGCGGTTGGCGAGACCATGATCGTGTTAATGGCGACCGGCAATACACCGATTATGGATTGGAGCCTCTTCAACGGGTTTCGGACCCTGTCCGCGAATATCGCCGTGGAGATCCCTGAAGCGCCACATGGCGGGACCTTGTATCGCACACTCTTTTTGGCGGGTTTGCTCCTCTTTATTGCGACTTTCCTGCTCAATACGGTAGCGGAATTGGTTCGACAGCGGCTCAGGGAGAAATATAGCCAATTCTAGTGCGACAAGATTCATGGAAGGTAACGTTCCGGGCTAGTGGGTAGAGTCCAGTTGTTGTACGTAAGTCTGACGAAGTTTGGGGTACGAGTGATTCGATGAAACAGTGGGTCAAGCATTTCATGGCAAGCGGTGAGCTCTTCATTTGGGGCTGCGGGGCTGGGCTTTCCATTTCGCTCCTCATGATCGGCGGGCTTTTGGTGCTCATCCTCCTCAACGGGTTCGGGTATTTTTGGCCGGCTGATCTCGTCGAATTGACACTGAAGGACGGAAAACATGTGATCGGTCAGTTGGCCGGCGAAGAAGTGAGTCCGAAAGGGGTCCCTCGAATCAGAGTGAAGATCGGCAACCGCGATCTGTACGGTCTGGACTATCGTTGGATCAACACCGATCAGATCGTCGAACGAGCCACGCCGGCTGATCTCGTGATGGTAGAGCGGCGCGAGTGGGGGAACTTCTATGGACGGCTCCGGACGCTGGGCAAGGAAGACCAGAGTGTGGCTGAAGGATCGGAGGCCGTATGGCAGTCCCTCCCGGCACTGCTTCGACAGGCGGAATCAAGCGAGGCAGAGAGCACGTATATGTTGCTCGTTGTTGATGCCAATGGCAGAGAAAAGTCCGTTGCGCTCAGCCAAGTTATGAGAGTCTTGCGTCCGAACGACCTTTCGAAGTTGGAGAAGGTGTGGGTCTATGCCGGCAACGTCTGGATGGTGCTGACGACAGAGCCACGAGAAGCCAACACGGAGGGTGGGATCTTCCCGGCCATTTTCGGCACGGTTCTGATGGTGATGATCATGAGCTTCGTCGTGACCCCCTTTGGGGTCATCGGCGCGCTGTACCTCAGGGAGTATGCCCGCCAGGGAGTCATTGTGCGGACCGTTCGCATCGCCGTCAATAATCTCGCCGGGGTTCCTTCGATCGTTTTCGGCGTATTTGGGTTGGGGTTTTTCGTCTACGGCGTTGGCGGTACAATCGATGCGCTGTGGTTTTCTGATCGGCTGCCCACTCCCACGTTCGGCACGGGTGGAATTCTGTGGGCCTCATTGACGCTGGCGCTGTTGACCGTTCCTGTCGTGATCGTTGCAACGGAAGAGGGACTGGCAGCCGTGCCGAGGGAGTATCGAGAAGGGTCGATTGGCTTGGGCGCGACCAAATGGGAAACGATGTGGAAAGTCGTGCTTCCCACGGCACTCCCGGGCATCTTGACCGGATTGATCCTGGCCATGGCTCGTGCCGCGGGTGAGGTGGCGCCCTTGATGTTGACCGGCGTCGTCAAACTGGCACCGGCTATGCCGATCGACTGGACGTGGCCATTTATTCACCTGGACCGAAAGTTCATGCATCTGGGGTTTCATATTTATGACGTGGGGTTTCAATCACCGAATGTGGAAGCTGCCAAGCCGATGGTTTATGTCACCACATTGGTGTTGATTCTGGTGGTGGTGACGCTTAACCTCACGGGCATCCTCTTGCGAAATCGAATGAGGAGGAAATATGCTGGGTCCGCAGTTTGACGTGACGTCCGGTGTTTCTACCCTCTCACCCGCTGTGTCCTCACTGGAGATGGAGAGCATGGACCCTCATTATTCCAACGTGACGCCTCAGCCCAGTGCTCAGGGGAAGTCGAAACTTCGAGTGCAGGGCTTCAACTTTTTCTATGGGCCGGTCCAGGCCCTGTTCAAGGTTGATTTAGATATTCCAGAAAACCAAGTGACTGCCTTCATTGGGCCATCAGGATGCGGGAAATCTACCTTGCTGCGATGCATGAATCGCTTGAATGACCTCATCGAAGGTGCGCGGCATGAAGGAAACATCCTCATCGACGGCGTGGATATCTTTAATCCAGCGATCGACATCACGGATCTTCGAAAACGAGTGGGCATGGTGTTTCAAAAATCTAACCCGTTCCCCAAATCGATCCATGAAAATGTTGCGTACGGTCCACGGCTGCAAGGCCTGAAGAATCGGATAGTGTTGGAAGAGATTGTCGAGCGAAGTCTCCGAGGAGCCGGCTTATGGGAGGAAGTAAAGGACCGACTCCATAAGAGTGCACTTGGCTTGTCCGGCGGTCAGCAGCAGCGCCTCTGCATTGCGCGGGCCCTCGCCGTCAAGCCAGATGTGCTCTTGATGGATGAACCCTGCTCCGCCTTAGATCCGATCGCGACCGGCATCATCGAAGAGTTGTTGTTTTCGTTGAAGAAAGAGTTGACGATCGTCATTGTGACGCACAACATGCAGCAGGCGGCCCGGGTCTCGGATCGGACCGCATTCATGTACCTCGGCCAATTAGTCGAATATGGTCTCACGAAGCAGTTGTTCACGAACCCTTCGAAGAAGCAGACGGAAGACTACATCACTGGACGATTTGGGTGACACTATGGCTCAACACCGACACTTCGACGAAGAACTTGCCGAACTCAAGACGAAGCTGGCGCGAATGGCTGGCCTCGCAGAAGACCAAATTGATAAGGCCTTGACCGCATTGGTGACGCGAGACGCGGCTCTGGCCTGCCGCGTGATCGAACGAGATCATAAAGTGAATGCGATGGATGTGGAGATTGACGAAGCCTGCATTGAGTTGTTGGCACTCCACCAGCCGGCGGCGCGCGATCTGCGGTTGGTGACGACGGCCATGAAACTGTCCACTGAGCTCGAACGTATCAGTGACCTGTCGGAAAGTATCTGTGAGCGCGCGATCGAACTGAACGAAGAGCCTCAACTCAAGCCCTACATCGATATCCCGCGGATGGGGAGCCTCGCGCGAGTGATGGTGAAGGAAAGTATCGATGCCTTCGTCAAGGAGGATGCCATTCTGGCTAGGAAAGTCATCGGGGATGATGACTTCGTCGATGATCTCATGGAACAGTTGTTTCGTGAACTGCTCTCCTTCATGATGGAAAATCCGCATACGATTTCACGTGCCATCCGGTTGAGCTTTATCGCCAAGTCGCTCGAGCGAGTGGCCGATCATGCCACCAACATCGCCGAGTTGGTTGTCTATCTGGTGGAAGGCAAGATCATTCGGCACACAGCGCCATCGGCTCCATTGTGACGGGTCGATTGGTCTGACAGGGGCGCTGGACTGCTGGTGACTCAGATGCGCGTTCGTTTGAAATGACCCTGCCCCTGTGTTAGCATTCGTTCCATGGGTGCCACCACCTCGGCGAAGCGGGGAGAAGCCCGCCGCGCCCCATCTCCCCCTTCTCATATTCAGCGAGAAGTGATCGGCGTAATTTTGATCGCGCTGAGTCTGCTGATGCTCTTGAGCCTCCTCTCGTTTGTGCCGGGAGAGGCGAAGATGCTGGCGACTGGTGTGTCGGATGCCGATCCGCCACGCAATCTCATTGGTTCGTTCGGTGCGTTGTTGGCCGGTGGGTTCTTTTTTGGTATCGGTGGAGCAGCCTATCTCTTTCCTGTGCTGCTGGGGCGGTTGGGAGTTCGGTGCTTCTCTCAGGTTCCGGTGAGTTTTACGCTGCGGACAGCCGCTAGCTCCTTAGCCGCCGTCTTCTTCTTGAGCGCCTTTCTGCATCTTGAAACGACGGGGGTTCCAACCCTGACCAGCGGGATGATTTCCCGTGGGATGGGCGGTGGTGTCGTTGGTCAGACCATCGCCGAGGGACTCCGAGTCGTCTTTGCCGGAACCGGGGCCCATATTCTGGTCATCACAGGATTCCTGGTCTCCCTCTTGCTGACAACCCCTCTGTCCTTGGCGGAAGCCGTGCGTCGGATGCCCGAACATTGGGCCACTCTTCGCGAAGGGGTGTTCGCGGTGATGCCGGAACGATCAATTGAGGTCGACAAAGAGATCGGCAATCGACGGTTACGAGCCAGGTCGTCCAAGCCAGCGGTCGTCACTCGAGGAGAGGAGTCAGCCATTGACGAGATCGAGGAGTTGGAGCTGACCCCAACCCAGATTCCTCCAGGTCCGATCATCCAGCCATTCCCTGTCGCAATCCCAACATGGGACGCGCAAACAACTGAGTTGGAAGTGGTTATGCCGACAGCCGAGCCCAAAAACTATCAGCTGCCTGACCCGGAGATTCTGTTAAGTGATCCTTCTGGACCGATGGATCGGATGTCGGATGAGGAATTCAAAGCACAGTCCGAGATCTTATCACGCGCATTGCTGAGTTTCGGCATCGAGGGCATTGTGACGGAAGTGAGACCAGGCCCCGTCATCACTATGTACGAATTTGAGCCGGGGCCCGGCACGAAGGTCGCCCGCATTGTGAATCTGGCCGACGACCTGGCTTTGGCGCTCAAGGCTACGAGCATTCGTATTGTCGCGCCGATCCCCGGCAAATCAGTCGTGGGGATTGAGGTGCCGAATAGGTCGCGAGAGACGGTGTCCTTGAAAGAAGTCGTCATGAGCGAGGCCTTTCGGCGGGCACGATCCAGGCTCACACTGGCGCTGGGTAAGGATATCTTCGGTGCGCCCAGCACGGCGGACCTGAAGGCGATGCCGCATCTTTTGGTGGCCGGGGCGACGGGAGCTGGGAAGAGTGTCAGCCTGAACACGATGCTACTCAGTATCCTCTTTTCCGCCAAGCCGAGTGAAGTGAAACTGTTGCTCATTGATCCGAAGATGCTCGAGTTCCAATCGTATGAAGGCATTCCACATCTTTTGCGGCCGGTGATTACGGACCCCAAGTCAGCCGCAAGAGGCCTGGGATGGGTCGTCGCTGAGATGGAGCGGCGGTATAAGCTGCTGGCGGAAGCCGGTGTGCGGAACATTGATGCGTACAATCGAAAGGTCGCCGGTTTGCACGAGGTGTTTGCTGAACGTAACGCACCGAGCGTCGAGCAGACTGAGCTTCCGATGAAATTTCTCTCTGAAGAAGAGCGTCTCTCCGCTGGTGAAACCTCGATCGCCGAGGGGGAACGGGGTTGCATGCAGCCGAAACCGACGCCGCCTGAACCGCTGCCGTTTATCGTCGTCATGATCGACGAACTGGCGGATCTGATGATGGTCGCTCCGAAAGATGTGGAAGACAAGATTGCCCGGCTTGCGCAGATGGCCCGGGCGTCCGGCATTCATCTGGTGCTGGCCACTCAGCGTCCATCTGTCGATGTACTGACCGGTCTGATCAAAGCGAATTTCCCAGCACGTATTGCGTTCCAAGTCTCGTCGAAGACCGATTCTCGAACCATTCTCGATGCGAACGGAGCGGAGGCTCTCCTCGGCCGTGGAGATATGCTGTATTTGGCCTCTGGAACCGGACGCCTTGCGCGTCTGCACGGGTCCTTTGTGTCGGACGACGATGTCCGTTCGGTGGTGGAGTTTGTGAAGAAACAAGCCCTGCCGATCTATAACCAGGAGCTGCAGTCCCTCAAGTTGGAGGAGGCGGCTGAGGAAGAGGCGAAAGACGAGGTGTACGAGCAGGCGAAAGAATTAGTGCTGTCGACGGGGCAGGCCTCAGCGTCGCTGATCCAGCGCCGATTGCGGGTCGGCTATCCTCGGGCGGCGCGCATGATCGAACAGATGGAATCGGAAGGCATTGTGGGGGCTGCGGGTCGTGATGGGCGTCGAGAGGTGCTTGGACGGCGCGGCCCAGTTGGTGCGGCGGAGGTATGATGCGCTGGTGGCTTGGAGTTTCATTGAGTGTCCTATTGGCCTTGCCGGCCTGGGCGGCAGACGGACTGGTTGATGAAAAGGCCTTGCATGAGGTTCGTGAAGTCGTCAAACAGCTGCAAGCGCGATACGAGAAGATGAAGGATCTCCAGGCCGACTTTTCTCAGAAAACCAAGATTGAAGGGTTTGAACGGCCTGTAACGTCGTCCGGCAAGGTCTATATTAAAAAGCCCGGTCGCTTACGGTGGGACTACTTGGATCCAGCGACTGAGCAAATCTATGTGAATCAGGAGGACGTGAAGGTCTATGTTCCCGAACATAAGCAGGTTCTGGTCGGGAAGCTCACACAGATGGCTGCCTCCAAGGCGCCATTGGAACTGTTGCAGGGAGCGGCCAAATTGGATGAATCCTTTGAGATTGAGCCTACCAGGGGAAGAGATCGTGGAGTCGGTGGGATGCCG from the Nitrospira sp. genome contains:
- a CDS encoding PilZ domain-containing protein encodes the protein MKKLSSLFKSKPSDQTPAKPLPEDRRVQPRFTTQFRSTFSGQKQEGQGRTLDISTGGCKIESDTKVMQGATLECRLHIPGLDWPLRIEEATVRWVDGNTFGIAFSRITPEELAKLKSILTELEQDE
- the msrA gene encoding peptide-methionine (S)-S-oxide reductase MsrA; the encoded protein is MGIESQSILPQKEVAILAGGCFWCLEAVFDQVRGVESVESGYIGGSLDHPSYEAVCGGQTGHAEAVRITFDPSVITYKGLLEIFFVIHDPTTLNRQGNDAGTQYRSAIFYTSPEQQQTAEDLIKSLITERLYTAPIVTQVVSVSPWYEAESYHQEYFAQNPLQGYCQFVVGPKVAKFRKQFAQRLKG
- a CDS encoding porin; its protein translation is MKKWWFAVAVCVFGLGLIFQANQAHANVEDLLYEKGQITKEEWLKLKAEHERDDAIVADRASIKKWFDKISIRGYVQARYTYLPGDKSIRSEYDNTIRDNTGFAFRRVRLVFSGDVTDWLSFYIQPEFSGTVPGTTGDQSNHFVQLRDAYADIFMPVPFLFFEEKELRVRVGQSKVPFGFANLQSSQNRLAFDRDDGLNSAVNGERDLGFFLYYTPKETRKLFKKLVESGLKGSGDYGMLGVGVYNGQTLNVSERNDNKHVVLHATYPMELPYGQIIQFGVDAYRGTFNVGTPSGTGLAATPTVENNGNILDERVGVHFVLYPQPIGFQAEWNWGNGPQLNATRTRIEEGDVQGGYVQGMYKWDVNKPWLTSLIPYVRYQEYSGGKKHRTNSPFNVVREWEVGMEWQIAKALEFTIAYARSRRTDTQTAPYNIREGDIVRTQLQYNF
- a CDS encoding phosphate ABC transporter substrate-binding protein yields the protein MNISAAKSGLTCIALIGALVSGLPSVYADDHIVLDPALKGYLKVSGVSGNVNSIGSDTLNNLMTLWAEGFRKQYPSVKIQIEGKGSSTAPPALIEGTAQLGPMSRAMKNTEIDSFERKFRYKPTAFPVAIDALAVYVNKDNSVQGLTMAQVDAIFSKTRRFGASQTLDQWGQLGVTGEVATTPISIYGRNSASGTYGFFKEFALKNGDYKDEVKEQPGSASVVQGITEDQAGIGYSGIGYLTSGVRVLPLAEKEGAPFVAPTQTNALNGSYPLWRHLLVYVNKAPNKPLDPLVKEFIKFIYSKEGQAIVIKDGFFPLPQSVIEKESAKIE
- a CDS encoding ABC transporter permease subunit, producing the protein MNVPPLTPIPVLQGEPSPGRGSIPTPTPALVSGLFTRRQIRSITDRLTNIIIKTGGISIILCILGMCIFLVKEVIPLFQPPHATLTEPIALSPLERPSTSALIGIDEHQELAYVLRGDSLEFVFLEEGKSAVSKVPSRGLLSDGSVTALARALGKGHQLAMGTEDGRVIPVAIEFTQDFQGNERSIASSVTVGTPMVAAPTPQPITKMAYQSTDSDVRVAALLQDQHLWLTTSRSVSRPDGTAEASITQVDLTSNIPGRVTAITLASRADLLAVGTEEGKIYHFDLREPAKPGLVEISQDSEGTEAITALAYLMSDRSLVVGDASGQIAVWMPVREHAATNTTHMTRVHRFVPHQSAVTDITISQRDKGFITTDAGGEIRLHHSTSEQTLLILAPQQGALRSTYFSPKADGLVGLAENDQLVHYDISNPYPEITLATLFSPVMYEGYDRPELVWQSSSGSDDFEAKFSLTPLIFGTIKGTIYAVLLAVPLAVLAAIYTAMFMHPDLRAKIKPTIEIMAALPTVVLGFLAGLWFAPVLERNFPAMTGMVLVMPLVIALSSGLFLLLPASLKHRVRPGAEALLMMPIIVAVVWGCLETNAWWEAFLFDGHFKPWLQTHLGLNYDQRNAIVVGVAMGFAIIPIIYSISEEALSNVPKNLIAGSLALGATRWQTLTHLVLISASPGIFSALMIGFGRAVGETMIVLMATGNTPIMDWSLFNGFRTLSANIAVEIPEAPHGGTLYRTLFLAGLLLFIATFLLNTVAELVRQRLREKYSQF